Genomic DNA from Naumovozyma dairenensis CBS 421 chromosome 11, complete genome:
AATAatataagaataataaagatataaggataataaagatataaaagTTTTATTCATGTCTAAAATAAATCGAAGAAGGGGTATGTATGATGtagaatatatagaatcatttttttttgtattattttgtgTTATAATGGAAAAGAGAGGGTGTGCAACGAACGATTAATCATCATTACcttcattttgtaattttgcCTTTAATTGTAACAAACTAACAATTGGTTTCTTCCTTCCTTtacttttccttttcaaaatatcagtcatttttttcaagaaaactTCCACTTGTAACTTTTTAAATTCCTTCTTTAAAGAACCATCCACTTCCAACTTCTCATCTAACGACGTCGTCGTTGTCGTCATATGAGAAGGACTCGTTGGTTTTTGGAATGGTTTCAAATTCCTTATTACTGACTCAGGAACATTATCCCATTCAGTAAAAGTTTCGACACCTGTGGCTGAGGTGTCCCAAATCGTACTATTCTTAtcttttttaaattcatctaatttcatAGCAAATTCGTATAAAGTAgatccattatttttttgtccTTGTTGGAATGATCCATTTGGAATGAATAATGGTCTATAACCTGAATAAAGTAATTTCATCGAGATATCTTGATGTCTTAAATTGGATGGTGGTGTTATTTTGGGCAATCTGGAAAAATTCAAcactttttttctttgtagaTTTACTAATGAGctcttgttgtttgttgATGTAtctatattctttttagCATTTGTATGGTATAATGATAGTTTCTCCTTatgctgctgttgttggTTGTGTTTCTTTTTCGAACTCTTCGATTGATTCTtctgctgttgttgtaaagtctgattatttaaaaaggTAACTGATGATTGAAATCGCCttgaattctttgaaagaatgCTTATGCTGGATTTGTTAAAAGTAGCTATATTGAACATATTGTCAGATGTGTATCTATGGAGGTGATATTATCGTCGTTTATCTTAATGTCTTTGTCGATGTTATAGCAAAACAATTGGAAGGGAT
This window encodes:
- the PET20 gene encoding Pet20p (similar to Saccharomyces cerevisiae PET20 (YPL159C); ancestral locus Anc_8.682), coding for MFNIATFNKSSISILSKNSRRFQSSVTFLNNQTLQQQQKNQSKSSKKKHNQQQQHKEKLSLYHTNAKKNIDTSTNNKSSLVNLQRKKVLNFSRLPKITPPSNLRHQDISMKLLYSGYRPLFIPNGSFQQGQKNNGSTLYEFAMKLDEFKKDKNSTIWDTSATGVETFTEWDNVPESVIRNLKPFQKPTSPSHMTTTTTSLDEKLEVDGSLKKEFKKLQVEVFLKKMTDILKRKSKGRKKPIVSLLQLKAKLQNEGNDD